The following coding sequences are from one Paraburkholderia caballeronis window:
- a CDS encoding alpha/beta hydrolase, with product MSWEPFEQGWRLAPAEGAAHALVVLLHGVGSNARDLMPLADAWRDALPGVGFVSFDGSEPFDGGFGGRQWFSLRDIDEANRAERVMVAAATLEVRLDEELAHWRLGYDALALVGFSQGSMMSLYHVATRPEGAAAVVAYSGRLVAPVVARSRTPLTLVHGVDDAVIPVLELERAAGAFSDAGYAVAAYALPGVGHTIDGEGAALGLEALQRVFVQKS from the coding sequence ATGAGCTGGGAACCGTTCGAACAGGGCTGGCGCCTCGCGCCGGCAGAGGGCGCCGCGCATGCGCTGGTCGTGCTGCTGCATGGGGTCGGCAGCAATGCGCGCGATCTGATGCCGCTCGCCGATGCGTGGCGCGACGCGCTGCCCGGCGTCGGGTTCGTGTCGTTCGACGGCAGCGAGCCGTTCGACGGCGGTTTCGGCGGCCGGCAGTGGTTCAGCCTGCGCGACATCGACGAGGCGAATCGCGCGGAGCGCGTGATGGTCGCGGCCGCGACGCTCGAAGTGCGGCTCGACGAGGAACTGGCGCATTGGCGGCTCGGTTACGACGCGCTGGCGCTGGTCGGCTTCTCGCAGGGGTCGATGATGTCGCTGTATCACGTCGCGACGCGGCCGGAAGGCGCGGCGGCGGTCGTCGCGTATTCGGGACGGCTCGTCGCGCCGGTGGTCGCGCGCAGCCGCACGCCGTTGACGCTGGTGCACGGCGTCGACGACGCGGTGATTCCGGTGCTGGAACTGGAGCGCGCGGCCGGCGCGTTCAGCGACGCCGGTTATGCGGTGGCCGCGTATGCGCTGCCGGGCGTCGGCCATACGATCGACGGCGAAGGCGCGGCGCTGGGGCTGGAGGCGTTGCAGCGGGTGTTCGTGCAGAAGTCGTAG
- a CDS encoding DHA2 family efflux MFS transporter permease subunit encodes MSQPPPSQPPGPPQSSQPPAPPPPLEGGRLVLATIAVALATFMNVLDTSIANVAIPTISGDLGVSVDEGTWVITVFAAANAVSIPLTGWLTQRFGQIRLLVASILSFVVASWLCGIAPSLPILLVARVLQGAVAGPLIPLSQAVLLSSWPKEKAASALAFWAMTTTVGPIAGPALGGWITDSYNWSWIFFINIPVGLFAAGVTWSIYRNRESATRKPPIDVVGLGLLVTWVASLQILLDKGKDLDWFNSWVIVGLGITALVSFAFFLVWELTEENPIVDLRLFGQRNFLGGTIAISVAYGVFFGNLVLLPQWMQEYLNYRSVDAGLVTAPLGIFAVLLAPVLGRILPHSDARIIATIAFIGFAIVFYMRSNYVIEIDTWHLVLPTLLQGIPMALFFVPLTAIILAGQPPNRVPAAAGLSNFVRVFCGAVGTSLATNAWNNRTILHHARLTEQASVDNPVFRQQIENLQTTLHLSQASSHAMFDFMLTSQAAMMGLNDIFYVSAIIFLAIIPLIWITRSTKGGGGGAAGAH; translated from the coding sequence TTGAGCCAGCCGCCGCCGTCCCAGCCACCCGGGCCGCCCCAGTCATCCCAGCCCCCCGCTCCGCCCCCGCCGCTCGAAGGCGGCCGCCTGGTCCTCGCGACGATCGCGGTCGCGCTCGCGACCTTCATGAACGTGCTCGACACGTCGATCGCGAACGTCGCAATCCCGACGATTTCCGGCGATCTCGGCGTGTCGGTCGACGAAGGCACATGGGTCATCACCGTGTTCGCGGCCGCGAACGCGGTGTCGATCCCGTTGACCGGCTGGCTCACGCAGCGCTTCGGCCAGATCCGGCTGCTGGTCGCGTCGATCCTGTCGTTCGTGGTCGCGTCGTGGCTGTGCGGGATCGCGCCGAGCCTGCCGATCCTGCTCGTCGCGCGCGTGTTGCAGGGCGCGGTCGCCGGGCCGCTGATCCCGCTGTCACAAGCCGTGCTGCTCAGTTCGTGGCCGAAGGAAAAGGCCGCGTCCGCGCTCGCGTTCTGGGCGATGACGACGACCGTCGGCCCGATCGCCGGCCCCGCGCTCGGCGGCTGGATCACCGACAGCTACAACTGGTCGTGGATCTTCTTCATCAACATTCCGGTCGGCCTGTTCGCGGCCGGCGTCACGTGGTCGATCTACCGCAACCGCGAATCGGCGACGCGCAAGCCGCCGATCGACGTCGTCGGCCTCGGGCTGCTGGTCACGTGGGTCGCGTCGCTGCAGATCCTGCTCGACAAGGGCAAGGACCTCGACTGGTTCAACTCGTGGGTCATCGTCGGGCTCGGCATCACCGCGCTGGTCAGCTTCGCGTTCTTCCTCGTGTGGGAGCTGACCGAGGAGAATCCGATCGTCGATCTGCGCCTGTTCGGCCAGCGCAACTTCCTCGGCGGCACGATCGCGATTTCGGTCGCGTACGGCGTGTTCTTCGGCAACCTCGTGCTGCTGCCGCAATGGATGCAGGAGTACCTGAACTACCGCTCCGTCGACGCGGGCCTCGTGACCGCGCCGCTCGGCATCTTCGCGGTGCTGCTCGCGCCGGTGCTCGGGCGCATCCTGCCGCATTCGGACGCGCGCATCATCGCGACCATCGCGTTCATCGGCTTCGCGATCGTGTTCTACATGCGCTCGAACTACGTGATCGAGATCGACACGTGGCACCTCGTGCTGCCGACGCTGCTGCAAGGCATCCCGATGGCGCTGTTCTTCGTGCCGCTCACCGCGATCATCCTCGCGGGCCAGCCGCCGAACCGCGTGCCGGCCGCGGCCGGCCTGTCGAACTTCGTGCGGGTGTTCTGCGGGGCGGTCGGCACGTCGCTCGCGACGAACGCATGGAACAACCGCACGATCCTGCATCACGCGCGGCTCACCGAGCAGGCGTCCGTCGACAACCCGGTGTTCCGCCAGCAGATCGAGAACCTGCAGACGACGCTGCATCTGAGCCAGGCGTCGTCGCACGCGATGTTCGACTTCATGCTGACGTCGCAGGCCGCGATGATGGGGCTGAACGACATCTTCTACGTGTCGGCGATCATCTTCCTCGCGATCATCCCGCTCATCTGGATCACGCGCTCGACGAAGGGCGGCGGAGGCGGCGCGGCCGGCGCGCATTGA
- a CDS encoding glutaminase, with protein MTYAPILEAIHHDLQPYLGTGRVADYIPELAKVDARHFGMAVVTIDGHVYRTGDADLRFSIQSISKLFACTLAFQLLGDVLWDRVGREPSGTAFNSLVQLESERGKPRNPFINAGALVVTDVLCRRFVRAETALVEFIRRLTGERGIDYDSRVAASELMHADRNRAMAHFIASFDNLEMPAEVVVDAYSRQCAISMSCVELARAALFLANGGVVPATGERIVDASSAKRLSALMLTCGTYDAAGDFVYRVGLPAKSGVGGGIVAVLPGEMAVCVWSPGLDPTGNSLVGTLALEWLTTRTGRSIF; from the coding sequence ATGACCTACGCGCCGATCCTCGAAGCGATCCATCACGACCTGCAACCGTACCTCGGCACCGGACGCGTCGCCGACTACATCCCCGAACTCGCGAAGGTCGATGCGAGGCACTTCGGGATGGCGGTCGTCACCATCGACGGACACGTGTACCGCACCGGCGACGCGGATCTGCGCTTCTCGATCCAGAGCATCTCGAAGCTGTTCGCGTGCACGCTCGCGTTCCAGTTGCTCGGCGACGTGCTGTGGGACCGCGTCGGCCGCGAGCCGTCCGGCACCGCGTTCAACTCGCTGGTGCAACTGGAAAGCGAGCGCGGCAAGCCGCGCAATCCGTTCATCAACGCGGGCGCGCTCGTCGTCACCGACGTGCTGTGCCGCCGCTTCGTGCGCGCCGAGACCGCGCTGGTCGAATTCATCCGCCGGTTGACCGGCGAGCGCGGCATCGACTACGACTCGCGCGTCGCGGCGTCCGAACTGATGCACGCGGACCGCAACCGCGCGATGGCGCATTTCATCGCGAGCTTCGACAACCTGGAGATGCCGGCCGAGGTCGTCGTCGACGCATACAGCCGGCAGTGCGCGATCTCGATGAGCTGCGTCGAGCTGGCGCGGGCCGCGCTGTTTCTCGCGAACGGCGGCGTCGTGCCGGCGACCGGCGAGCGGATCGTCGACGCGAGTTCGGCGAAGCGGCTGTCCGCGCTGATGCTGACCTGCGGCACCTACGACGCGGCGGGCGACTTCGTGTATCGCGTCGGGCTGCCGGCGAAGAGCGGCGTCGGCGGCGGGATCGTCGCGGTGCTGCCCGGCGAGATGGCCGTGTGCGTGTGGTCGCCGGGACTCGATCCGACCGGGAATTCGCTGGTCGGGACGTTGGCGCTCGAATGGCTGACGACGCGGACCGGACGGTCGATTTTCTAG
- a CDS encoding glucose 1-dehydrogenase, translating to MSKLTGKVAVVTGASKGIGAAIAKALAAEGASVVVNYASSKAGADAVVAAITAAGGKAVSVGGDVSKTADAQGIIDTAIETYGRLDVLVNNSGVYEFAPIEAITEEHYRKQFDTNVLGVLLTTQAALKHLGEGASIVNVSSVVTTITPPASAVYSGTKGAVDAITGVLARELGPKKIRVNAVNPGVVVTEGTHSAGIIGSDLEAYALSQTPLGRVGQPDDIASVVAFLASDDAKWLTGEHIVASGGMR from the coding sequence ATGAGCAAGCTGACAGGGAAGGTCGCGGTCGTCACGGGTGCATCGAAGGGCATTGGCGCCGCCATCGCGAAGGCGCTCGCCGCCGAAGGCGCGTCGGTCGTCGTCAACTATGCGAGCAGCAAGGCGGGCGCCGATGCGGTCGTCGCGGCGATCACGGCGGCCGGCGGCAAGGCGGTGTCGGTCGGCGGCGACGTGTCGAAGACCGCGGACGCGCAGGGCATCATCGACACGGCGATCGAAACGTACGGCCGTCTCGACGTGCTCGTGAACAACTCGGGCGTCTATGAGTTCGCGCCGATCGAGGCGATCACCGAAGAGCACTACCGCAAGCAGTTCGACACGAACGTGCTCGGCGTGCTGCTGACGACGCAGGCGGCGCTCAAGCATCTCGGCGAAGGCGCGAGCATCGTCAACGTCAGCTCGGTCGTGACGACGATCACGCCGCCGGCGAGCGCGGTCTACAGCGGCACGAAGGGCGCGGTGGATGCGATCACCGGCGTGCTCGCGCGCGAACTGGGTCCGAAGAAGATTCGCGTGAACGCGGTCAATCCGGGCGTGGTCGTGACGGAAGGCACGCATAGCGCGGGGATCATCGGCTCCGATCTCGAAGCGTATGCGCTGAGCCAGACGCCGCTCGGCCGCGTGGGCCAGCCGGACGACATCGCATCGGTCGTCGCGTTCCTCGCGTCGGACGACGCGAAGTGGCTGACCGGCGAGCATATCGTCGCGAGCGGCGGCATGCGCTAA
- a CDS encoding molybdopterin-dependent oxidoreductase, with protein MSLRKKTNPPNTFLASHGDSILKDARGELKSPARRLLGKRILTLGGIAMLSGCDLTNDKSVNAMLRKMSFFNDDVQALLFDPNKMAPTYPESMITRPFPFNAFYDIDDVPEVDPATYRLQVSGLANGKRTWTLDELRALPQESQITRHICIEGWSAIGHWGGVRFADFLRRSGADTSAKYVSLHCADNYWTSIDMPTALHAQTLLTLTYDGDVLPPKYGFPMKLRMPTKLGYKNPKHIVAISVTNEYPGGYWENQGYNWFGGS; from the coding sequence ATGAGCTTGCGGAAAAAGACGAACCCGCCCAATACGTTTCTTGCGTCGCACGGCGACTCGATCCTCAAGGACGCGCGCGGCGAACTGAAGAGCCCCGCGCGCCGGCTGCTCGGCAAGCGGATTCTCACGCTCGGCGGCATCGCGATGCTGTCCGGCTGCGATCTGACCAACGACAAGTCGGTGAACGCGATGCTGCGCAAGATGTCGTTCTTCAACGACGACGTGCAGGCGCTGCTGTTCGACCCGAACAAGATGGCGCCGACGTATCCGGAGTCGATGATTACGCGGCCGTTCCCGTTCAACGCGTTCTACGACATCGACGACGTGCCCGAAGTCGATCCCGCGACGTACCGGCTGCAGGTGAGCGGCCTCGCGAACGGCAAGCGCACGTGGACGCTCGACGAACTGCGCGCGCTGCCGCAGGAAAGCCAGATCACGCGTCACATCTGCATCGAGGGATGGAGCGCGATCGGCCACTGGGGCGGCGTGCGCTTCGCCGATTTTCTGCGCCGCTCGGGCGCGGATACGTCCGCGAAATACGTGTCGCTGCACTGCGCGGACAACTACTGGACGAGCATCGACATGCCGACCGCGCTGCACGCGCAGACGCTGCTCACGCTCACCTACGACGGCGACGTGCTGCCGCCGAAATACGGTTTCCCGATGAAGCTGCGCATGCCGACGAAACTCGGCTACAAGAATCCGAAGCATATCGTCGCGATCAGCGTGACGAACGAATATCCCGGTGGTTACTGGGAGAACCAGGGCTACAACTGGTTCGGCGGTTCCTGA
- a CDS encoding cytochrome b/b6 domain-containing protein, translated as MNRPTIQPAWIRITHWINALAVVLMVMSGWQIYDASPIFPALQFPASITLGGWLGGALQWHFAIMWMLVANFLVYVGLNLASGRFRRKLLPLTPKSLAADLVAALRGKLGHDDLARYNAVQKFAYLAVIVDLALVILSGLAVWKSVQFPLLRTLMGGYDNARVVHFFAMSVLVAFFVVHVAMVALVPRSLLLMIRGR; from the coding sequence GTGAACCGACCTACGATCCAACCCGCGTGGATCCGCATCACCCACTGGATCAACGCGCTCGCCGTCGTGCTGATGGTGATGAGCGGCTGGCAGATCTACGATGCGTCGCCGATCTTCCCCGCGTTGCAGTTCCCCGCGTCGATCACGCTCGGCGGCTGGCTCGGCGGCGCGCTGCAATGGCACTTCGCGATCATGTGGATGCTGGTCGCGAACTTTCTCGTGTACGTCGGGCTGAACCTCGCGTCCGGACGCTTCCGCCGCAAACTGCTGCCGCTCACGCCGAAATCGCTCGCGGCCGACCTCGTCGCCGCGCTGCGCGGCAAGCTCGGCCACGACGATCTCGCGCGCTACAACGCGGTCCAGAAGTTCGCGTATCTGGCCGTCATCGTCGACCTCGCATTGGTGATCCTGTCCGGGCTCGCGGTCTGGAAGTCGGTGCAGTTCCCGCTGCTGCGCACGCTGATGGGCGGCTACGACAACGCGCGCGTCGTGCATTTCTTCGCGATGAGCGTGCTGGTCGCGTTTTTCGTCGTGCACGTCGCGATGGTCGCGCTGGTGCCGCGCTCGCTGCTGCTGATGATCCGGGGACGTTGA
- a CDS encoding DUF4279 domain-containing protein, whose amino-acid sequence MESHERAYASFTVSGDQVSPEFWTGYFGVVPDIAHTKGDPVVDRNGQPRNIERRTGVWGVRSQSSVRSDHLTPHLQYLVYLPRADLPDLLNKQAARMRFFRYWDNETGDRVPDVPADIRAMMDSLGGTVEIDEYR is encoded by the coding sequence ATGGAATCGCACGAACGCGCCTACGCGTCATTCACGGTCTCGGGCGATCAGGTGTCGCCGGAGTTCTGGACTGGGTATTTCGGCGTCGTCCCCGATATCGCACACACCAAAGGCGATCCCGTCGTCGATCGCAACGGCCAGCCGCGAAATATCGAGCGACGAACCGGCGTGTGGGGCGTCCGTAGCCAATCCTCCGTTCGGAGCGACCACCTGACGCCCCATTTGCAGTACCTCGTTTACCTGCCACGCGCCGACCTTCCTGACCTGCTCAACAAGCAGGCCGCACGAATGCGTTTCTTCCGCTACTGGGACAACGAGACCGGCGATCGCGTGCCTGACGTGCCTGCCGATATCCGCGCGATGATGGACTCTCTCGGCGGCACAGTCGAGATCGACGAATATCGGTAG
- a CDS encoding helix-turn-helix transcriptional regulator → MQAHELLLPLYRGAREVPADLFIDWALDLLRTIVPFDMGRWGIGIRQPDGFVFPVNHLYRDDPGIAAHYDAIRNQDTGALWCSTHRLHTGNFCARTWYDRPDQAGIRAYATRFRHEHALITADIDRPTGVGRTISLYGAMPARPFAEHERAAIETLFPHLMEAWSINQALHAEKLRNADGARSCTVAVTDPSGFLHFVEPAALALLNDEWPGMSAYRLPDAAIAALAACGATTRINGARIVIAPVPTGRLLFLKIRARTPIDNLTKREQSVASRIARGLTYKEIAKELALSPATVRNQIQSIHERLNVRNNAELIAQIMTSHANWTAAGVEAAARRR, encoded by the coding sequence ATGCAAGCCCACGAACTGCTGCTGCCGCTCTATCGCGGCGCCCGCGAGGTGCCCGCGGACCTGTTCATCGACTGGGCGCTCGATCTGCTGCGCACGATCGTGCCGTTCGACATGGGCCGCTGGGGCATCGGCATCCGGCAGCCGGACGGCTTCGTGTTCCCGGTCAATCACCTGTATCGCGACGACCCCGGCATCGCCGCGCACTACGACGCGATCCGCAATCAGGACACCGGCGCGCTCTGGTGCAGCACCCATCGGCTGCACACCGGCAACTTCTGCGCGCGCACGTGGTACGACCGTCCCGACCAGGCCGGCATCCGCGCTTACGCGACCCGGTTCCGCCACGAGCATGCACTCATCACCGCGGACATCGACCGGCCCACGGGCGTCGGCCGCACGATCTCGCTGTACGGCGCGATGCCCGCGCGGCCGTTCGCGGAGCACGAACGCGCCGCGATCGAAACGCTGTTTCCGCATCTGATGGAAGCGTGGTCAATCAACCAGGCGCTGCACGCGGAAAAGCTGCGCAACGCGGACGGCGCGCGCTCGTGCACGGTCGCGGTCACGGACCCGTCCGGCTTCCTGCACTTCGTCGAGCCGGCTGCGCTCGCGCTGCTGAACGACGAATGGCCCGGCATGTCCGCGTACCGGCTGCCGGACGCCGCGATCGCGGCGCTCGCCGCGTGCGGCGCGACCACGCGCATCAACGGCGCGCGCATCGTGATCGCACCGGTGCCGACCGGCCGCCTGCTGTTCCTGAAGATCCGCGCGCGCACGCCGATCGACAACCTGACGAAGCGCGAGCAGAGCGTCGCGTCGCGCATCGCACGCGGCCTCACATACAAGGAAATCGCGAAGGAACTCGCGCTGTCGCCGGCGACGGTCCGCAACCAGATCCAGTCGATCCACGAGCGGCTGAACGTGCGCAACAACGCGGAACTGATCGCGCAGATCATGACGTCGCACGCGAACTGGACGGCGGCCGGCGTCGAAGCCGCGGCGCGCCGACGGTGA
- a CDS encoding PadR family transcriptional regulator: MRHPFFSDHHGRDFAGRISTLHAWWHAAGRHGGRHRGGPGWGDGPGGFGFGGDRDDFGRGRKFSSDDLQLMLLALLAERPSHGYELIKALDSRSNGFYSPSPGMVYPALTYLEELGYVSVQVEGNRKRYELSAEGRAHLDANRERADLMLAKLTHVARKMDLMRRAFAGEDAPDPAEGGWVPELIDARRALKHALVRRTDASPDEQRRIAAILARATAEIEQNDGTV; the protein is encoded by the coding sequence ATGCGTCACCCCTTCTTTTCCGATCATCATGGCCGCGACTTCGCCGGCCGCATCTCGACGCTGCATGCGTGGTGGCACGCGGCCGGTCGCCACGGCGGACGCCATCGCGGCGGTCCCGGCTGGGGCGACGGCCCCGGCGGATTCGGCTTCGGCGGCGACCGCGACGATTTCGGCCGCGGCCGCAAGTTTTCGTCCGACGACCTGCAACTGATGCTGCTCGCGCTGCTCGCCGAGCGCCCGAGCCACGGCTACGAACTCATCAAGGCGCTCGACTCGCGCTCGAACGGCTTCTACAGCCCGAGCCCCGGCATGGTCTACCCGGCGCTCACGTACCTCGAAGAACTCGGCTACGTCAGCGTGCAGGTCGAGGGCAACCGCAAGCGTTACGAGTTGTCCGCCGAAGGGCGCGCGCATCTGGACGCGAACCGCGAGCGGGCCGACCTGATGCTCGCGAAGCTGACACACGTCGCCCGCAAGATGGACCTGATGCGCCGCGCGTTCGCCGGCGAGGACGCTCCGGACCCGGCCGAGGGCGGCTGGGTGCCCGAGCTGATCGACGCGCGCCGCGCGCTGAAGCACGCGCTGGTGCGCCGGACCGACGCGAGCCCGGACGAGCAGCGGCGGATCGCGGCGATCCTCGCGCGCGCGACCGCCGAAATCGAACAGAACGATGGCACGGTCTGA
- a CDS encoding siderophore-interacting protein — protein sequence MQNPSDLEIVRVRHPLKFRLLHVARVQTLAPALVRVTLTGDDLRDFESASFDDHVKVFFPPPGEDKPVLPSAGPDGIVFPEGVARPAARDYTPRRFDRAAGELDLEFVLHDAGPATAWAAQAQPGQYLGVGGPRGSMVIPDGFDWHLLIGDETALPAIARRLEELPDGTRVAVVVEVANRDARIELPTDADLYAVWCYRDDADAEAPLLDAVADVWLPPGEGFVWAAGEASSIRAVRTLLVDRRGVDRKRIRASAYWRRGAQATHESIDD from the coding sequence ATGCAGAATCCGTCAGACCTCGAAATCGTCCGCGTCCGTCATCCGCTGAAATTCCGCCTGCTGCACGTCGCGCGCGTGCAGACACTCGCGCCGGCGCTGGTGCGCGTCACGCTGACCGGAGACGACCTGCGGGATTTCGAGTCGGCGTCGTTCGACGACCACGTGAAGGTGTTTTTCCCGCCGCCCGGCGAAGACAAGCCGGTCCTGCCGAGCGCCGGCCCGGACGGCATCGTGTTTCCGGAAGGCGTGGCGCGGCCGGCGGCGCGCGATTACACGCCGCGCCGCTTCGACCGCGCAGCCGGCGAACTGGACCTGGAGTTCGTGCTGCACGACGCGGGTCCGGCGACCGCGTGGGCCGCGCAGGCGCAGCCGGGGCAGTATCTCGGCGTCGGCGGGCCGCGCGGGTCGATGGTGATTCCGGACGGCTTCGACTGGCACCTGCTGATCGGCGACGAAACCGCGCTGCCGGCCATCGCGCGCCGTCTCGAAGAACTGCCGGACGGCACGCGCGTCGCGGTCGTGGTCGAAGTCGCGAACCGCGACGCGCGGATCGAACTGCCGACCGACGCCGACCTGTATGCGGTCTGGTGCTACCGCGACGACGCGGACGCCGAAGCGCCGCTGCTCGACGCGGTCGCGGACGTGTGGCTGCCGCCCGGCGAGGGTTTCGTGTGGGCGGCCGGCGAGGCGTCGTCGATCCGCGCGGTGCGCACGCTGCTGGTGGATCGGCGCGGCGTCGACCGGAAGCGGATTCGCGCGTCCGCATACTGGCGGCGCGGCGCGCAGGCGACGCACGAGTCGATCGACGACTGA
- a CDS encoding 3-deoxy-7-phosphoheptulonate synthase, giving the protein MSRIDNPQHDQEVGSADATQDTTRIDDVRIGAVRPLISPALLLDELPVPPATQALVETSRAQIADVLKGRDDRLVAVVGPCSIHDHDQALEYARHLKRVADELKDDLLIVMRVYFEKPRTTVGWKGYINDPRLDGSFRINEGLRAARQLLLDINGLGLPTGTEFLDLLSPQYIADLVAWGAIGARTTESQSHRQLASGLSCPIGFKNGTDGGVQVAADAIVAARASHAFMGMTKMGLAAIFETRGNDDAHVILRGGKQGPNYDRASVDACCAALAKAELPQQVMIDCSHANSNKQHQRQIDVAHDIASQLAGGDRRIIGVMIESHLEEGRQDLTPGVPLKRGVSITDACLGWTQTEPVLDELAAAVRARRMG; this is encoded by the coding sequence TTGAGCCGTATCGACAACCCCCAGCACGACCAGGAAGTCGGCAGCGCCGACGCCACCCAGGACACCACCCGCATCGACGACGTGCGCATCGGCGCGGTCCGCCCGTTGATCTCGCCGGCGCTGCTGCTCGACGAACTGCCGGTGCCGCCCGCGACCCAGGCGCTGGTCGAAACGAGCCGCGCGCAGATCGCCGACGTGCTGAAGGGCCGCGACGACCGCCTCGTCGCCGTGGTCGGCCCGTGCTCGATCCACGACCACGACCAGGCGCTCGAATACGCGCGCCATCTGAAGCGCGTCGCCGACGAACTGAAGGACGACCTGCTGATCGTGATGCGCGTGTACTTCGAGAAGCCGCGCACGACGGTCGGCTGGAAGGGCTACATCAACGATCCGCGGCTCGACGGCAGCTTCCGGATCAACGAGGGGCTGCGCGCCGCGCGGCAACTGCTGCTCGACATCAACGGGCTCGGCCTGCCGACCGGCACCGAATTCCTCGACCTGCTAAGCCCGCAGTACATCGCGGATCTCGTCGCGTGGGGCGCGATCGGCGCGCGCACGACGGAGAGCCAGAGCCACCGGCAACTGGCGTCGGGCCTTTCCTGCCCGATCGGCTTCAAGAACGGCACCGACGGCGGCGTGCAGGTCGCGGCGGACGCGATCGTCGCCGCGCGCGCGAGCCACGCGTTCATGGGCATGACGAAGATGGGGCTGGCCGCGATCTTCGAGACGCGCGGCAACGACGACGCGCACGTGATCCTGCGCGGCGGCAAGCAGGGGCCGAACTACGACCGCGCGTCGGTGGACGCGTGCTGCGCCGCGCTCGCGAAGGCGGAACTGCCGCAGCAGGTGATGATCGACTGCTCGCACGCGAACTCGAACAAGCAGCACCAGCGGCAGATCGACGTCGCGCACGACATCGCGTCGCAACTCGCGGGCGGCGACCGCCGGATCATCGGCGTGATGATCGAGAGCCACCTGGAAGAAGGGCGCCAGGACCTGACGCCGGGCGTGCCGCTGAAGCGCGGCGTGTCGATCACCGACGCATGCCTCGGCTGGACGCAGACCGAGCCGGTGCTCGACGAACTCGCGGCGGCGGTGCGCGCGCGGCGGATGGGCTGA
- a CDS encoding sterol desaturase family protein, producing MIDTLLSQLDNGVSVLQTLLYVDVVQPLFYRFGLMGYDEDTYDALYWVIVGLLQIVAMYALLRPLEALRPAEPWRDRRALRADVVYTWISKLGILNIGFFFVLQPVFNHWQSLMAIHNIPSIEVDGMWPGVTDRPVVSFLIYLVALDFAGYWYHRWQHRFGVWWELHAVHHSQQQMSLWCDDRNHFIDDVIQAAFFAGISLVIGVPPAQFVVLVALGNFMQSVQHVNARLPFGPVLERIVVSPTFHRRHHAIGYGHEGTRYGCNFGVLFPWWDVMFRTASWNRAPEPTGIRDQLPAPHGRGLDYGDGVIAQQWLALVRIAQRLRGTRPVVPAGDAAG from the coding sequence ATGATCGATACGCTGCTCTCCCAACTCGACAATGGCGTGTCCGTGTTGCAGACGCTGCTTTACGTCGATGTGGTTCAGCCGCTGTTCTACCGCTTCGGGTTGATGGGCTACGACGAGGACACCTACGACGCGCTGTACTGGGTGATCGTCGGCCTGTTGCAGATCGTTGCGATGTACGCGCTGCTGCGGCCGCTGGAGGCGCTGCGCCCGGCCGAGCCGTGGCGCGACCGCCGCGCGCTGCGCGCGGACGTCGTTTATACGTGGATCTCGAAGCTCGGCATCCTGAACATCGGCTTCTTCTTCGTGCTGCAACCGGTGTTCAACCACTGGCAGAGCCTGATGGCGATTCACAACATCCCGTCGATCGAGGTGGACGGCATGTGGCCCGGCGTCACCGACCGGCCGGTCGTGTCGTTTCTGATCTACCTCGTCGCGCTCGATTTCGCCGGCTACTGGTATCACCGCTGGCAGCATCGCTTCGGCGTGTGGTGGGAACTGCACGCGGTCCATCACAGCCAGCAGCAGATGTCGCTGTGGTGCGACGACCGCAACCATTTCATCGACGACGTCATCCAGGCCGCGTTTTTCGCGGGGATTTCGCTCGTCATCGGCGTGCCGCCCGCGCAGTTCGTCGTGCTCGTCGCGCTGGGCAACTTCATGCAGAGCGTGCAGCACGTGAACGCGCGGCTGCCGTTCGGGCCGGTGCTGGAGCGGATCGTCGTGAGCCCGACGTTCCATCGGCGACACCACGCAATCGGCTACGGCCACGAAGGCACGCGTTACGGCTGCAACTTCGGCGTGCTGTTCCCGTGGTGGGACGTGATGTTCCGCACCGCGTCGTGGAACCGCGCGCCGGAGCCGACCGGCATTCGCGACCAGTTGCCCGCGCCGCACGGCCGCGGGCTCGACTACGGCGACGGCGTGATCGCGCAGCAGTGGCTCGCGCTCGTGCGGATCGCGCAGCGGCTGCGCGGCACGCGGCCGGTCGTGCCGGCGGGGGACGCGGCGGGTTGA